Proteins from a genomic interval of Croceicoccus naphthovorans:
- a CDS encoding type 1 glutamine amidotransferase domain-containing protein, translating to MSKGQVLVLGSNATQLGLRGGGTATVGQYLNETAVPALALLDAGYDIVLATPNGAKPHIDAASVSVDHFGGDETAFQRAKYFFASHPAMNDVRTLKSVVDEGLDGFAGVFVPGGHAPIVDLMVDRDAGTILRHFHAAAKPTALLCHGPVVVVAALEDASAFRKALEEGDDAWAADLARDWIYAGYRMTVFSASEEKIAEEQVLKGELYFDMEKALRSAGGNVSVTDKNFASNVVVDRELITGQNPASDRAMADALIEALDRAAA from the coding sequence ATGAGCAAGGGTCAGGTTCTCGTTCTTGGGTCGAACGCGACACAACTCGGTCTGCGTGGCGGCGGTACCGCGACGGTCGGTCAGTATCTCAACGAGACGGCGGTCCCCGCGCTGGCTCTGCTCGATGCCGGCTATGATATTGTTCTCGCCACGCCCAATGGTGCCAAGCCGCACATCGACGCCGCCTCCGTTTCGGTTGATCATTTTGGCGGCGATGAGACGGCATTCCAGCGCGCCAAATACTTTTTTGCCAGCCACCCGGCGATGAACGACGTGCGTACGCTGAAATCGGTCGTCGACGAGGGTCTGGACGGCTTTGCTGGCGTGTTCGTGCCGGGAGGTCACGCGCCCATCGTCGACCTGATGGTGGACCGCGATGCGGGCACGATCCTCCGTCACTTCCACGCGGCGGCCAAGCCGACCGCGCTCCTCTGCCACGGACCGGTGGTCGTTGTCGCCGCGCTCGAGGATGCTTCGGCCTTCCGCAAGGCGCTGGAGGAAGGCGATGACGCCTGGGCGGCCGACCTGGCGCGAGACTGGATCTACGCGGGCTACCGCATGACCGTCTTTTCGGCGAGCGAGGAGAAGATCGCTGAGGAGCAAGTGCTGAAGGGCGAGCTCTACTTTGACATGGAAAAGGCGCTGCGGTCGGCCGGTGGCAACGTATCGGTCACCGACAAGAACTTTGCTTCGAATGTCGTCGTGGACCGTGAGCTGATAACGGGTCAGAATCCGGCGTCGGACCGGGCCATGGCCGACGCGTTGATCGAAGCCCTCGACCGCGCAGCTGCGTGA
- a CDS encoding DUF6088 family protein: MTRLTEQILSHMAGLPEGASVSAKGLLHLGNRAAVDQALSRLAEREQLIRAGRGVYLRPVASRFGTRAPSVEQAVEALASQRGETIVSNGAAAANALGLTTQVPVRSVYLTSGRSRKMNLGKQVVELRHAPRWQLALANRPAGEAVRALAWLGPEKAETALRTLKRKLPPGAFGELVAAAPQLPTWLAQSVGKAAYG; encoded by the coding sequence ATGACACGGCTGACCGAACAGATTCTGTCGCATATGGCGGGTTTGCCCGAGGGCGCTTCTGTGTCCGCCAAGGGGCTGCTCCATCTCGGCAATCGCGCCGCGGTGGACCAGGCCTTGTCGCGTCTGGCCGAGCGCGAACAACTCATCCGGGCTGGGCGCGGTGTCTATCTCCGCCCCGTCGCCAGTCGATTTGGGACGCGCGCGCCGTCGGTGGAACAGGCTGTGGAAGCCCTTGCCAGCCAGCGTGGCGAGACCATCGTCTCGAACGGTGCGGCGGCCGCAAACGCCCTTGGCCTGACAACGCAGGTGCCGGTTCGCTCGGTCTATCTGACCTCCGGGCGCAGCCGGAAGATGAATCTCGGCAAGCAGGTCGTGGAATTGCGCCATGCCCCGCGCTGGCAACTGGCTCTGGCCAACCGGCCGGCGGGAGAGGCCGTCCGGGCCTTGGCCTGGCTCGGCCCGGAGAAAGCCGAAACTGCGCTCAGGACATTGAAGCGAAAGCTGCCGCCTGGCGCCTTTGGCGAATTGGTGGCGGCCGCGCCGCAGCTTCCGACATGGTTGGCGCAGAGTGTCGGGAAGGCGGCCTATGGCTGA
- a CDS encoding type 1 glutamine amidotransferase domain-containing protein: MTLEGKSVAVLIAPRGTEEPEFSKPKQAIEEAGGKVTVVSFEAGVARTVNSDLDEGGSYTIDKTFSEVKADDFDGLVVPGGTVGADKLRGSGEAIGFIRAFFDQKKPVAAICHAPWTLIEAGVLKGRTLTSYPTLKVDVENAGGTWINEEVVVDNGLVTSRDPNDLPAFCATLVDEIAEGVGAGLAAGN, encoded by the coding sequence ATGACATTAGAGGGCAAATCAGTTGCCGTTCTGATCGCGCCCCGCGGGACGGAAGAGCCAGAATTCTCGAAGCCCAAGCAAGCTATCGAGGAGGCTGGCGGCAAAGTGACCGTGGTCAGTTTTGAAGCGGGCGTGGCTCGCACAGTCAATAGCGATCTCGACGAGGGCGGCAGCTATACTATCGACAAGACGTTTTCCGAGGTGAAAGCCGACGATTTCGACGGACTTGTTGTGCCCGGAGGAACTGTCGGCGCCGACAAGCTGCGCGGCAGCGGCGAGGCAATTGGTTTCATCCGGGCTTTCTTCGATCAGAAAAAACCGGTTGCGGCTATATGCCATGCACCCTGGACATTGATTGAGGCGGGCGTGCTTAAGGGTCGCACCCTGACGTCCTACCCAACGCTGAAGGTCGATGTCGAGAACGCCGGCGGTACATGGATCAATGAAGAAGTCGTGGTCGACAACGGCCTTGTCACAAGCCGCGACCCTAATGATTTACCCGCCTTCTGCGCCACACTCGTGGACGAAATCGCGGAAGGTGTGGGCGCTGGGCTCGCAGCCGGGAATTAA
- a CDS encoding ArdC family protein — protein MFRKNHGARASSGRASLYDDITDKIIAELEAGRAPWVQPWGSAAAKAPLAMPRNAATGRHYSGINVLILWGAVIQHGFPGQSWLTFRQALSLGGNVRKGEHGTTVVYADRFTPEDEKRRAHETGEDAAAIPFLKRFTVFSAAQCDGLPDNIAAIAPPPPPGLIEPRVEALIEATGIDFRIGGDRAFYVPAHDYVQVPPPQAYFEPINWHRTALHELGHASGHASRLGRDLTGGFGTKKYAFEELVAEINAAFCCASLGIVPTVRHADYIGAWLEVLREDNRAIVRAASQASKAADWLLGFLPDADLGPDDTMAGDERQAA, from the coding sequence ATGTTCAGGAAAAACCACGGCGCCCGCGCCAGTTCAGGCCGGGCGAGCCTCTATGACGACATCACCGACAAGATCATCGCTGAGCTTGAGGCGGGCCGCGCGCCCTGGGTCCAGCCATGGGGATCGGCCGCGGCCAAGGCGCCGCTCGCCATGCCCCGAAACGCTGCGACCGGACGGCACTATTCCGGCATCAACGTGCTCATCCTTTGGGGGGCGGTGATCCAGCACGGCTTCCCCGGCCAGAGTTGGCTCACCTTCCGCCAGGCGCTGTCGCTGGGCGGCAATGTCCGCAAGGGCGAGCACGGCACGACCGTCGTCTATGCCGACCGCTTCACGCCGGAGGACGAGAAGCGCCGAGCCCACGAGACCGGCGAGGACGCCGCCGCGATTCCCTTCCTCAAGCGCTTCACCGTCTTCAGCGCCGCGCAATGCGACGGCCTGCCGGACAACATCGCCGCCATCGCTCCACCGCCGCCGCCTGGCCTCATCGAGCCGCGCGTCGAGGCTCTGATCGAAGCGACGGGCATCGATTTCCGCATCGGCGGCGATCGCGCCTTCTATGTGCCGGCGCACGACTATGTGCAGGTGCCGCCGCCGCAGGCCTATTTCGAGCCGATCAACTGGCACCGCACGGCCCTGCACGAACTCGGGCACGCCAGCGGCCATGCCTCCCGGCTCGGTCGCGACCTGACCGGCGGCTTCGGCACGAAGAAATACGCCTTCGAGGAGCTGGTGGCCGAGATCAACGCGGCCTTCTGCTGCGCGTCTCTCGGCATCGTGCCCACCGTCCGCCATGCCGACTATATCGGTGCCTGGCTGGAGGTGCTGCGCGAGGACAATCGCGCCATCGTCCGCGCCGCCTCCCAGGCGAGCAAGGCGGCCGATTGGCTGCTCGGCTTCCTGCCCGACGCCGATCTCGGCCCGGACGACACCATGGCCGGCGACGAACGGCAGGCGGCGTGA
- a CDS encoding nucleotidyl transferase AbiEii/AbiGii toxin family protein, with protein sequence MSTLYAAPLGEHLVFKGGTSLSKAYQVIHRFSEDVDLTYDIRAIAPDLVGDNGEGLPKTRSEEKRWSSEVRRRLPEWVGSVVQPVIADALATEGLAATIRVEGDRLFIDYEPTSTGSGYVAPSVMLEFGARSTGEPANLRDVVCDASDLHRWPVNPDSASPF encoded by the coding sequence TTGAGCACGCTCTACGCGGCGCCGCTTGGTGAGCATCTGGTGTTCAAGGGCGGCACATCGCTGTCGAAAGCCTATCAGGTCATCCATCGGTTTTCCGAAGATGTGGATCTGACCTACGACATCCGGGCCATCGCGCCTGACCTGGTCGGGGACAATGGCGAGGGCCTGCCGAAAACACGAAGCGAGGAAAAGCGCTGGTCCAGCGAGGTTCGTCGCCGGCTGCCGGAATGGGTTGGCTCTGTAGTGCAGCCGGTGATCGCCGACGCCCTGGCAACGGAAGGTCTGGCGGCGACGATCCGCGTCGAAGGTGATCGGCTGTTTATCGACTACGAACCGACCTCAACCGGATCGGGCTATGTCGCCCCCAGCGTGATGCTGGAGTTCGGCGCGCGGTCGACGGGCGAGCCGGCCAATCTGCGCGACGTGGTCTGCGATGCCTCAGACCTTCATCGATGGCCTGTTAATCCCGACAGCGCCAGTCCATTCTAA
- a CDS encoding putative quinol monooxygenase, protein MPKLALYVPLKAKPGKESDVADFLASALPLVQAEPGTLTWYAIEEGPGAYAIFDTFDTEEDRQAHLDGKVAAALMEKAEELFSEPPQIHKFTLLAAK, encoded by the coding sequence ATGCCCAAACTTGCCCTGTATGTACCGCTGAAGGCCAAGCCCGGGAAAGAGAGCGATGTCGCCGATTTCCTCGCCTCGGCATTGCCGCTCGTACAAGCCGAGCCCGGCACTCTGACCTGGTATGCGATCGAGGAAGGTCCCGGTGCGTACGCGATCTTCGATACGTTCGACACAGAGGAGGATCGGCAGGCCCATCTTGACGGCAAGGTTGCCGCCGCGCTGATGGAGAAGGCGGAAGAACTGTTCTCGGAACCGCCGCAGATTCACAAGTTCACCCTGCTGGCCGCGAAATAG
- a CDS encoding glutathione-independent formaldehyde dehydrogenase, with protein sequence MKAVVYNGPKDVSVDTIDDPKIEKPTDVIIRLTTTNICGSDLHMYEGRTSFEKGRVFGHENLGEVIEVGAAVDRINKGDRVCMPFNVGCGFCENCERGLTGFCLTTNPGTAGAAYGFAEMGPWQGGQAEMMRVPYADFNCLKLPEDAEEKEDDYVMLSDIFPTGWHGVELSGFLPGESIAIYGAGPVGLMAAHSAEIRGAAQIFVVDSHDDRLKLAEAMGAIPIDMRKGDPAQQILDATGGLGTDRGVEAVGYQCCDRHGKERSNYTMNCLVKSTKATGGIGVVGVFIPEDPNATDDLQKEGKMAFDFGNFWFKGQKIGTGQCNVKHYNRRLMKLIEQGRANPGQIISHRLPLDQAPDAYKHFDARDNGWTKVVLKPGA encoded by the coding sequence GTGAAAGCTGTCGTGTACAACGGGCCCAAAGACGTTTCCGTCGATACCATCGATGATCCCAAGATCGAAAAGCCGACCGATGTTATCATCCGGCTGACGACGACCAACATCTGCGGGTCGGACCTTCACATGTACGAGGGCCGCACCAGCTTCGAGAAGGGCAGGGTCTTTGGCCACGAAAACCTTGGCGAAGTCATCGAAGTCGGCGCTGCCGTAGATCGGATTAACAAGGGCGATCGCGTCTGCATGCCGTTCAACGTCGGTTGCGGGTTCTGCGAAAATTGCGAACGCGGTCTGACGGGTTTTTGCCTCACGACCAATCCTGGGACCGCCGGCGCAGCGTATGGCTTTGCCGAGATGGGTCCGTGGCAAGGCGGTCAGGCCGAGATGATGCGCGTACCTTATGCCGACTTCAATTGCCTGAAGCTGCCCGAGGACGCTGAGGAGAAGGAGGATGACTATGTCATGCTCTCCGACATCTTCCCGACGGGTTGGCATGGCGTCGAGTTGTCAGGTTTCTTGCCTGGTGAGAGTATCGCGATCTACGGGGCTGGTCCGGTCGGTTTGATGGCCGCGCACTCGGCCGAAATCCGCGGTGCCGCTCAGATCTTCGTGGTCGATTCCCACGATGACCGTCTGAAGCTGGCCGAAGCGATGGGCGCGATCCCGATCGACATGCGCAAGGGCGATCCCGCCCAGCAGATCCTTGACGCGACCGGCGGCCTTGGAACCGACCGGGGGGTCGAGGCGGTAGGTTACCAGTGTTGCGATCGCCACGGCAAGGAGCGCAGTAATTACACGATGAACTGCCTCGTCAAAAGCACGAAGGCCACCGGCGGCATCGGCGTCGTCGGCGTGTTCATCCCGGAAGATCCGAATGCGACCGACGATCTCCAGAAGGAAGGCAAGATGGCGTTCGACTTCGGCAACTTCTGGTTCAAGGGGCAGAAGATCGGCACCGGCCAGTGTAATGTAAAGCACTACAACCGGCGGCTGATGAAGCTTATCGAGCAAGGCCGGGCCAATCCTGGTCAAATCATCTCGCACCGACTGCCGCTCGATCAGGCACCAGACGCTTACAAGCATTTCGATGCGCGCGATAATGGTTGGACAAAGGTCGTGCTCAAACCGGGTGCCTGA
- a CDS encoding LysR substrate-binding domain-containing protein, with protein sequence MRYDLNLLPIFVALMEERSVTRAAERMGMTQPALSNALSRLRQMLQDQLFVRERYGIQPTPIALELSPLIAEALAQLDDAVLGQQAFDPAHAERLFTIAPNGYVEFVLVPAVLARLEKVAPGIKLRLTPYGNDLVETGVVSGTTALVLGRIVDPPDNLVVQHLMDEGLACAVRADHPAIGDAMTREQFETMKHVNIVPPGRMRAGLFQALAQQQLKRDVAISVTNFFAVAEMVAVTDYCATLPSLICRRLMHDPRLKILPAPVDLGSFPVEMAWHVRYRHDPAHRWLRALIGEVITDFKGKTAATAMPSPA encoded by the coding sequence ATGCGCTACGATCTGAACCTGCTGCCGATCTTCGTGGCGTTGATGGAGGAGCGCAGCGTCACCCGGGCTGCCGAGCGCATGGGTATGACGCAGCCCGCCCTGTCTAACGCCCTGTCGCGTCTACGACAGATGCTTCAGGACCAGCTGTTCGTCCGCGAGCGCTATGGCATCCAGCCGACCCCGATCGCGCTTGAACTCTCACCGCTGATCGCCGAGGCACTCGCGCAGCTCGACGACGCGGTCCTCGGTCAGCAGGCCTTCGACCCCGCACACGCCGAACGGCTCTTCACGATCGCGCCGAACGGCTATGTCGAGTTCGTCCTCGTCCCCGCTGTACTGGCGCGCCTGGAGAAGGTCGCGCCCGGCATAAAGCTCCGCCTGACGCCCTACGGCAACGATCTTGTGGAAACAGGCGTCGTGTCGGGCACGACGGCGCTCGTGCTGGGCCGCATCGTCGATCCGCCCGACAACCTCGTCGTCCAGCACCTGATGGACGAAGGGCTCGCCTGCGCCGTCCGCGCCGACCATCCGGCCATCGGCGATGCCATGACGCGCGAGCAGTTTGAGACGATGAAGCACGTCAACATCGTGCCGCCTGGCCGGATGCGCGCCGGGCTGTTCCAGGCGCTGGCGCAGCAGCAGCTTAAGCGCGACGTCGCGATTTCCGTGACCAATTTCTTCGCGGTAGCCGAGATGGTGGCGGTGACCGACTACTGCGCCACCCTGCCCTCGCTCATCTGCAGGCGGCTGATGCACGACCCCCGGCTGAAGATCCTGCCCGCCCCGGTCGACCTCGGCAGCTTTCCCGTGGAAATGGCCTGGCACGTCCGCTACCGGCACGATCCCGCACACCGCTGGCTACGGGCGCTGATCGGCGAGGTCATCACCGACTTCAAGGGCAAGACGGCAGCGACAGCCATGCCGTCGCCAGCGTGA
- a CDS encoding SDR family oxidoreductase, whose protein sequence is MTKGIEGKVVLITGGSTGIGAETARLLAERGAKVAIAARRKDRLDEVVADIAANGGTARSYALDVTDKSAVQSVVAAIIADFGRLDVLINNAGLMPIRPMAEVNTDEWDQMIDVNLKGTLYGIAAALPGFLEQGSGHIINLSSVAGIKVFAPGGTVYSGTKFAVSAISEGLRHEVGEKVRVTSIEPGAVESDLKFTTSGTAAETVLDFYKQAIPAASVARAIAFAVEQPDDVDVNAIVIRPTAQEF, encoded by the coding sequence ATGACCAAAGGTATCGAAGGCAAGGTCGTTCTCATCACCGGCGGCAGCACCGGTATCGGCGCGGAAACCGCTCGGCTTCTCGCTGAACGCGGCGCGAAGGTGGCCATCGCCGCGCGGCGCAAGGACAGGCTCGACGAGGTCGTCGCGGACATCGCCGCAAACGGCGGCACGGCACGTAGCTACGCGCTCGACGTCACCGACAAGTCGGCGGTCCAGTCCGTCGTCGCCGCAATCATTGCCGACTTCGGCCGCCTCGACGTGCTGATCAACAACGCCGGGCTGATGCCGATCCGTCCGATGGCCGAGGTCAACACCGACGAGTGGGACCAGATGATCGACGTCAATCTGAAGGGTACGCTCTACGGCATCGCCGCGGCCCTTCCCGGTTTTCTCGAGCAGGGCAGCGGCCACATCATCAACCTGAGCTCGGTTGCGGGCATCAAGGTCTTCGCACCAGGTGGCACGGTCTACTCCGGCACCAAGTTCGCCGTCAGCGCAATCAGCGAGGGCTTGCGCCACGAGGTGGGGGAAAAGGTCCGTGTCACGTCGATCGAGCCTGGAGCTGTCGAAAGCGATTTGAAGTTCACGACGTCTGGCACGGCAGCCGAGACGGTGCTCGACTTCTACAAGCAGGCCATCCCGGCGGCATCGGTGGCGCGTGCTATCGCGTTCGCTGTCGAACAACCTGATGACGTCGACGTCAACGCGATCGTAATCCGGCCGACCGCACAAGAGTTCTGA
- a CDS encoding putative quinol monooxygenase produces the protein MTKTRTGAMTANVKIVAVLTARADTVDRLRALLHAMLTPSRAEPGNLRYDLWQDQNDPNRFVLDELYADADAVAAHRATPHFQNYLSRIGDLAERTALVLNPVSAT, from the coding sequence ATGACCAAGACAAGGACCGGTGCCATGACCGCCAACGTGAAGATCGTCGCCGTCCTCACCGCCCGTGCGGATACCGTCGACCGCCTGCGCGCTCTGCTCCACGCTATGCTAACGCCGAGCCGTGCCGAACCGGGCAATCTGCGCTACGATCTCTGGCAGGACCAGAACGATCCGAACCGTTTCGTCCTCGACGAGCTGTACGCGGACGCGGATGCGGTCGCCGCCCACCGCGCGACGCCCCACTTCCAGAACTACCTCTCTCGGATCGGCGATCTGGCCGAGCGCACCGCGCTTGTCCTCAACCCTGTCTCGGCAACCTGA
- a CDS encoding excinuclease ABC subunit UvrA, with translation MDVDVPRDAFVVFTGISGSGKSSLAFGTLYAEAQRRYLESVAPYARRLIDQAGVPEVDAIDGLPPAVALQQQRGSANARSSVGSVTTLSSLVRMLYSRVGEYPRYQPMLYAEDFSPNTVAGACATCHGIGRVYDATEETMVPDDSLTIRDRAIAAWPTAWHGQNLRDILVSLGYDVDTPWRDLPKKDRDWILFTEEAPTVPVYAGLTPEQTRVALKRRMEPSYQGTFTGARRYVLETFANTKSALMKKRVSQYIIGRDCPTCDGKRLKREALSVKFAGLDIAEFGDLTVLKLKDLLMPVAHGEYGAVSDTSKGHVLEKAAREAAVEQRVAAGGSAHKSAPDVRRTPNLSDEKRIAAQRLACELIERLEALIDLGLGYISLDRSTPTLSSGELQRLRLATQLSSQLFGVVYVLDEPSAGLHPADGEALLTILERLKAAGNSLFVVEHDLDVIRHAEWLVDVGPGAGDKGGEVLYNGPIEGLAHVETSITRRYLFAEPLRSERTPRDPKAWLRLEGIRRNNLQGLDVEFPIGCFTAVTGVSGSGKSSLVSQALPELVTEHLGGSPVAEDEDIDPLLDVAQNDTEGRIVAGMEHVRRLVRVDQKPIGRTPRSNLSTYSGMFDHVRRIFADTPLARRRHYSPGRFSFNVAQGRCPVCEGEGYVMVELLFLPSVFAPCSTCHGSRYNPQTLEVEWNGRNIAQVLELTVDDACDFFAGEASVMRSLDVLREIGLGYLRLGQPATELSGGEAQRIKLATELQRAQRGNTIYILDEPTSGLHPSDADRLMQHLQGLVDAGNTVVVVEHDMRAITQVDWVIDLGPGAGEDGGRIVASGVPGVVAEAEGSLTAPYLKAAL, from the coding sequence GTGGACGTCGATGTACCGCGTGACGCCTTCGTGGTGTTCACCGGCATATCGGGTTCGGGCAAGTCATCGCTCGCGTTCGGCACCCTTTATGCCGAAGCCCAGCGGCGTTATCTGGAATCGGTTGCGCCCTATGCCCGTCGCCTGATCGACCAGGCCGGCGTGCCGGAGGTCGACGCGATCGACGGATTGCCGCCTGCGGTCGCGTTGCAGCAGCAGCGCGGCTCGGCCAACGCGCGATCCTCGGTCGGCAGCGTGACGACGCTCTCCAGCCTGGTGCGGATGCTCTATTCCCGCGTCGGCGAATATCCGCGCTATCAGCCCATGCTCTATGCGGAGGATTTCTCCCCCAACACGGTCGCGGGGGCCTGCGCGACCTGCCACGGCATCGGGCGCGTATATGACGCGACCGAAGAGACGATGGTTCCTGACGACAGCCTCACCATTCGCGATCGGGCGATCGCCGCCTGGCCGACCGCCTGGCATGGCCAGAACCTGAGGGATATCCTCGTTTCGCTCGGCTATGACGTCGACACGCCGTGGCGGGACTTGCCGAAAAAAGATCGCGACTGGATCCTCTTCACTGAAGAGGCGCCGACGGTGCCGGTCTATGCGGGTCTGACGCCCGAACAGACCCGCGTGGCGCTGAAGCGCCGCATGGAACCGAGCTATCAGGGCACCTTCACCGGCGCCCGCCGCTATGTGCTGGAGACCTTCGCCAACACAAAAAGCGCGCTAATGAAGAAGCGCGTCTCGCAATATATTATCGGCCGCGATTGCCCGACCTGCGACGGCAAACGCCTGAAGCGCGAAGCCCTGTCGGTTAAATTCGCCGGCCTCGACATTGCCGAGTTCGGCGACCTGACGGTGCTCAAGCTGAAGGACTTGCTGATGCCCGTCGCGCATGGCGAGTATGGGGCAGTCTCCGACACCTCAAAGGGCCATGTTCTGGAAAAAGCGGCCCGCGAAGCAGCGGTCGAACAACGGGTTGCCGCGGGCGGCTCTGCGCACAAGAGCGCGCCCGACGTGCGCCGCACGCCCAATCTCTCCGACGAGAAGCGGATCGCCGCCCAACGCCTTGCCTGCGAATTGATCGAGCGGCTCGAGGCGCTGATCGATCTTGGCCTTGGCTACATTTCGCTCGACCGCAGCACGCCGACGCTCTCCTCCGGAGAGTTGCAGCGCTTGCGGCTTGCCACCCAATTGTCGTCACAGCTTTTCGGCGTGGTCTATGTGCTTGACGAGCCTTCGGCAGGGTTACATCCGGCAGATGGCGAAGCCTTGCTCACTATCCTCGAGCGTCTCAAGGCGGCGGGCAACTCCCTGTTCGTCGTCGAACATGATCTCGACGTGATCCGCCACGCTGAATGGCTCGTCGATGTCGGGCCAGGAGCCGGGGATAAGGGCGGTGAAGTCCTCTACAACGGGCCGATAGAGGGGCTTGCCCACGTCGAGACTTCGATCACCCGCCGCTACCTGTTCGCAGAGCCGCTCCGCAGTGAGCGCACACCGCGCGATCCCAAGGCATGGCTACGCCTGGAAGGGATCAGGCGTAACAATCTTCAAGGTCTCGACGTTGAGTTTCCCATCGGCTGCTTCACCGCTGTCACCGGCGTTTCGGGATCGGGCAAATCCAGTCTTGTCAGTCAGGCGCTGCCCGAGCTCGTCACGGAACACCTCGGCGGCTCCCCCGTGGCCGAGGACGAGGATATTGATCCGCTGCTCGACGTTGCTCAGAACGATACTGAAGGACGCATTGTCGCGGGCATGGAGCATGTTCGCAGGCTGGTGCGGGTCGATCAGAAACCGATCGGCCGCACGCCGCGCTCGAACCTATCCACCTACAGCGGCATGTTCGACCATGTGCGACGGATCTTCGCTGATACGCCGCTCGCCCGCCGGCGACACTATAGCCCGGGCAGGTTCTCGTTCAACGTCGCGCAAGGTCGCTGCCCGGTGTGCGAGGGCGAGGGATACGTCATGGTGGAGCTGCTGTTCCTGCCGAGCGTTTTTGCGCCGTGCTCGACCTGTCATGGCTCTCGCTACAACCCGCAAACGCTCGAAGTCGAATGGAACGGGCGCAATATCGCCCAGGTGCTCGAACTGACGGTCGACGATGCGTGCGATTTCTTCGCTGGCGAGGCATCTGTGATGCGCTCCCTCGACGTGTTGCGGGAGATCGGTCTTGGCTATCTGAGGCTCGGACAGCCTGCGACCGAGCTGTCTGGCGGGGAGGCGCAGCGCATCAAGCTGGCGACTGAACTGCAACGCGCCCAGCGCGGCAACACGATCTACATCCTCGACGAGCCCACTTCGGGGCTTCACCCCTCCGATGCCGACCGGCTGATGCAACACCTGCAGGGCCTCGTCGACGCTGGCAATACCGTCGTCGTCGTCGAACATGACATGCGCGCCATCACGCAGGTGGACTGGGTCATCGATCTGGGACCGGGGGCTGGGGAAGATGGCGGCCGTATCGTTGCCAGCGGCGTCCCTGGCGTCGTTGCGGAAGCAGAAGGCAGTCTCACCGCCCCCTATCTCAAAGCGGCGCTGTAG